A part of Drosophila bipectinata strain 14024-0381.07 chromosome 3L, DbipHiC1v2, whole genome shotgun sequence genomic DNA contains:
- the LOC108126176 gene encoding probable serine hydrolase gives MSWKPDRMDLEDSSSGTASGSDLAQRYRHAGDLTGEAPTRPFSEISITVPWGHISGKWYGPQNVQPILGLHGWQDNAGTFDRLMPLLSPDIAFLSIDLPGHGLSSRLPDGCYYNSVDNLYVIRLIMKQYKWEKVSLVGHSMSSIICFVFAAVFPDKVDMIIGIDALKPHQRPYPSVIRTMETRLDEFLREDQRNRSKNEPPSYSYDELIERVYIGTFHSVNKEHCKHLMARNIQKSEKYPDKYFFCRDRRLKFYNYAIGSQELCVEMAHRITCPYLFIKATQSSYFEDKKYYDEVLDVLVKKPNFEYVEANGSHHVHINDPEAIIAPVNNFIHRFGPAAAAASRQKAKEAKESKL, from the exons CGGACAGAATGGATTTGGAGGACAGCTCAAGTGGCACCGCCAGTGGCAGCGATCTCGCCCAGCGTTATCGGCATGCAGGCGACTTAACTGGCGAAGCTCCAACCAGACCA TTCTCAGAAATCAGCATCACAGTGCCCTGGGGTCATATATCCGGCAAATGGTACGGCCCTCAGAACGTTCAGCCCATTTTGGGGCTCCATGGCTGGCAGGATAACGCGGGAACATTCGATCGCCTGATGCCTTTGCTGTCGCCGGACATAGCTTTCCTGTCCATCGATCTACCGGGTCATGGACTGTCCTCCCGCTTGCCGGATGGCTGCTACTACAACTCGGTCGATAATCTCTACGTGATCCGGCTAATCATGAAGCAGTACAAATGGGAGAAGGTTTCTCTCGTGGGACACTCCATGTCCTCTATCATTTGCTTCGTATTCGCCGCTGTTTTCCCCGACAAAGTCGACATGATCATTGGCATTGATGCCCTGAAGCCCCACCAGCGGCCTTATCCATCTGTTATTCGAACAATGGAAACGAGATTAGATGAATTTTTGCGCGAAGATCAGCGAAATAGGAGCAAAAACGAACCACCCAGCTACTCTTACGACGAACTTATCGAACGCGTCTACATTGGAACCTTCCACTCGGTGAACAAGGAGCACTGTAAGCATTTGATGGCCCGAAACATCCAGAAATCCGAGAAGTACCCTGACAAGTACTTCTTTTGTCGCGACCGGCGCCTGAAGTTCTACAACTACGCCATTGGGTCCCAGGAGCTATGCGTGGAGATGGCCCATCGCATCACATGCCCGTATCTGTTCATCAAGGCCACCCAGTCCTCGTATTTTGAGGACAAGAAGTACTACGACGAGGTGCTGGACGTGTTGGTTAAGAAGCCCAACTTCGAGTACGTTGAGGCCAATGGCTCGCACCATGTGCACATAAACGATCCGGAGGCCATCATCGCGCCGGTCAACAACTTTATCCACCGCTTCGGaccggcggcagcggcggcttCGCGCCAAAAGGCCAAGGAGGCAAAGGAGAGCAAGCTCTAG